A single genomic interval of Elusimicrobiota bacterium harbors:
- a CDS encoding helix-turn-helix transcriptional regulator, whose product MTDSIKLLDKYCETCKHPSDSAAARALKVQPSAVNNWRQGRAKPSAEAVEKMCTAIGEPLRKWLPLIEAERARTPADRKVWLRLAQAAAIIALTFSRPDVYTSISQSVAFAAHNPGTMYIMSKAGSSKSVAFLVSPPS is encoded by the coding sequence ATGACCGACTCGATTAAATTGCTTGACAAATACTGTGAAACATGCAAGCACCCATCAGATAGCGCAGCGGCCCGGGCACTAAAAGTCCAACCGTCTGCCGTCAACAACTGGAGGCAAGGACGCGCCAAGCCGAGCGCCGAAGCTGTAGAAAAAATGTGCACCGCCATCGGTGAACCGCTGCGCAAGTGGCTACCACTGATCGAAGCGGAAAGGGCAAGAACACCTGCTGACCGCAAGGTGTGGCTTCGACTGGCGCAAGCGGCTGCGATTATTGCACTGACGTTTAGCCGTCCAGACGTCTATACGTCCATCTCGCAAAGTGTGGCTTTCGCTGCGCATAATCCGGGGACAATGTATATTATGTCAAAAGCCGGAAGTTCCAAGAGTGTTGCGTTTTTGGTGTCGCCACCCAGTTAA